From Phaeodactylum tricornutum CCAP 1055/1 PHATR_bd_39x36 genomic scaffold, whole genome shotgun sequence:
NNNNNNNNNNNNNNNNNNNNNNNNNNNNNNNNNNNNNNNNNNNNNNNNNNNNNNNNNNNNNNNNNNNNNNNNNNNNNNNNNNNNNNNNNNNNNNNNNNNNNNNNNNNNNNNNNNNNNNNNNNNNNNNNNNNNNNNNNTTTCATCCAGATCGGTTTCGTGTTTGTCTAGATTTTCGATAGAAACAAGGTTTTCATCATACTTGGCATCACTTTCGGTACAGGCAAAGCTTTCATCACACTTGCAATCACTGATATCCACCGAAAATTGCATGTTGCATGGTTTATCACAACCCAGAAATTTTCGTACAGTGCATCCATAGGATTGCTCCCCATCATCATGACTATCAGTTGAAAAAGGTTGCCATTCACAAACTTGCTCCCCATCATTCTGACTTTTGGTAAAAGCTTGTCGTTCACGAAAttgctccccatcatcctgactATTGGTTGGCGAAGTTTCTCCAATGAGGTTGTCAGGAGTGGAATCAGGTAAACCCTTTAAGACACAGGaatttttgctttcgatTCTATGCGACTTGGCGAAGTTGATGGGCTTAGAACAACcctccccatcctgtggtGTAAGGCCCTTCCTGGTGAAACCAAGGATAGAAGCTGATGGCATAAGGGAT
This genomic window contains:
- a CDS encoding predicted protein; this translates as MPPVPSKMVLMHILDNVFVLSQDHPIRLCFLQQSIESMEDFFSFLEDGIDALTFSPTPADEGNLLPRRMPMKLGHCWLLQAFFDWQVLLEWEKGSFLENSELAALTKADFTCYRRSAIKKASTASLMPSASILGFTRKGLTPQDGEGCSKPINFAKSHRIESKNSCVLKGLPDSTPDNLIGETSPTNSQDDGEQFRERQAFTKIMMMGSNPMDALYENFWVVINHATCNFRWISVIASVMKALPVPKVMPSMMKTLFLSKI